Within uncultured Roseibium sp., the genomic segment TGATCGAAACAAGCGTGAAGCCTTCGCCCAGCACCTCGAAGATATTCCGCCCGTCCGGCAGGAGCTGAGGGGCAAGGTGATGACCGGGACGGGCCTTGAAGTCATGGGTGCCCTTCGCGCTCGGCACGGCACCCGCAGGGCTTCCCGTGATAATGGGCGAACCTTCGTAATTCGGCTCGAAGGAGTTCACGTCCGCCGTATCTTCACTGCGCTTGCTCCAGGCGGTCCGGAATTCTTCGACGTCCTTTTCGGGGCTGTAGCGGTTGAGGAAGGCACGGTCCTGTTCGATATAGTTGCCGATGAAGTCCGACGCCGTCGACGCGAACACCGGCCGCCGTTCGGCATCATAACTGTCCAGCAGTCCAGGTCCGGCCCAGCCCTTCAGGGTTGCCGCCAGTTTCCAGCCGAGGTTGCGGGCATCTTCGAGCCCGGAGTTCACACCGTAGCCGCCATAGGGCGGGTGACTGTGCGCGGCATCACCGGCAATCAGGACCTTGCCCTTCCTGTAGGTGTCGGCAAGGGCGAAACGCAAGTCCCAGAAGCCGATATAGTCGAGATCAAGTTCGATCTCATGACCCACCGCCTTCCGGACGAACGCCTTGAAGTCGAAATTGTCTTCCGTGGCATCGGCGGGAACCGGCGCATGGAAGAACCAGGACGTGCCGAGATCGACCCGGCCGAAGAACAGCCAGTAGCCGTCATAGTCCGGGTGCAGCACGTTGAAGAAGGCCTTGCCCGGATACCGTTCCAGAAGGTCGTGCAGCTCGGTGGAGGTGAAGACCAGGAGAACCATCTTGCGGTCGTGATCGGCAAGGGTCTGAGGGATGTCCGCAGCCTGCCGGGTGAAGGAATGGCTGCCGTCGCATCCGACCGCGTAACGTCCGCGCAGGACCCGTTGTGCGGAGCCCCCGTGCTCGGTCGCCGTCACGGTGACGCCTTCGTCGTCCTGCGCGATATCCGTGCCGTCGAAGCCATAAAAAAGATCGATGGCATCGATTTCCGCTGCACGGGTGCGTAGCACGGCCTCCATGGCATATTGCGGCAGGCGCTCATTGGCGCTGTAGTAGTAATCCCTGACCGCGGCCCGGTTCAGCCAGTCGTAACTGTAGTCGTTCAGAAGCGTCCCGTAATTGGTCAGGCCGCCGATACCGGCGCCGCGCGGCACGGTGCGGGCATTGCGCAGCTCTTCCTCGCAGCCCCAGAAATGGAAATGCTCCATGGTGCGCTGGGTGAGGTTCTGACCCTTGGGGATCGGCTGAATGGTCTCGTATTTTTCCACCACGGCGGAGGTGATGCCCTTAAGGCCGAGCTCAATTGCAAGCCCGACCCCGACGGGGCCTCCGCCGATGATGATCACATCGTGGGTAAACCGGTCCGACATCGTTATCCCTTCAGACCGAGCAGGCGTTCGGTGTTGCCGTGGAACAGCTTCGCCCGGGTTTCCTCCGAAACGTCCAGCTCTTCCAGGATGCGGATCGTTTCGCGGATATACATCGGCCCCGCTTCCGGATCGAACGGCGCATCGGAGGCGAACACCACATGATCTTCTCCGAAAAACTCGATGGCATGCTCGATCGCCTTGCGGGACCCGAAGGTCGCCGTATCGGCATAGAAATCCTTGAAATACTCAAGATGCGGACGCTTCAGCGCCTTGCGCACGGCCGCCAGATCCTTGTTCGAGGTGCGCGCGCCCATCTGGTCCCAGCCCGGACCGACCCGGCCTTCGAAATAAGGCACCATGCCGCCGGCGTGGTGGGTGATCACGTTCAGGCCCGGATGCCGGTCGAAGACACCGGAGAAGACCAGACGCGCCATGGCGGCGGAAGTTTCATAGGGCCAGCCGAAGGTCCACCAGATCTCGTATTCGGATTCGTCCTCCGTCAGATAATCCGTGAAATTGGCGCCGCGGGCCGGATGCAGCCACACCGGCTTGCCCGCCTTCGCCATGTAGTCGAAGAAC encodes:
- a CDS encoding amidohydrolase family protein; the encoded protein is MRKLDIFNHIWPKPFFDALIDHIGEMTDITRRSGDVPMMTELDRRFEVMDMFGPDYQQVLSLASPPLEKLSNPEKALELSRIGSDALAELCQKYPERFPAFIGTAPMSNPDAVVEESRRAIEDLGASGMQIFTNVSGKPLDLPEFDPFFDYMAKAGKPVWLHPARGANFTDYLTEDESEYEIWWTFGWPYETSAAMARLVFSGVFDRHPGLNVITHHAGGMVPYFEGRVGPGWDQMGARTSNKDLAAVRKALKRPHLEYFKDFYADTATFGSRKAIEHAIEFFGEDHVVFASDAPFDPEAGPMYIRETIRILEELDVSEETRAKLFHGNTERLLGLKG
- a CDS encoding FAD-dependent monooxygenase; its protein translation is MSDRFTHDVIIIGGGPVGVGLAIELGLKGITSAVVEKYETIQPIPKGQNLTQRTMEHFHFWGCEEELRNARTVPRGAGIGGLTNYGTLLNDYSYDWLNRAAVRDYYYSANERLPQYAMEAVLRTRAAEIDAIDLFYGFDGTDIAQDDEGVTVTATEHGGSAQRVLRGRYAVGCDGSHSFTRQAADIPQTLADHDRKMVLLVFTSTELHDLLERYPGKAFFNVLHPDYDGYWLFFGRVDLGTSWFFHAPVPADATEDNFDFKAFVRKAVGHEIELDLDYIGFWDLRFALADTYRKGKVLIAGDAAHSHPPYGGYGVNSGLEDARNLGWKLAATLKGWAGPGLLDSYDAERRPVFASTASDFIGNYIEQDRAFLNRYSPEKDVEEFRTAWSKRSEDTADVNSFEPNYEGSPIITGSPAGAVPSAKGTHDFKARPGHHLAPQLLPDGRNIFEVLGEGFTLVSIKGDGALVEAFRQSAGERTIPLTIVEVDAPDLVLAYGASLILIRPDQFVAWSGDEGSADGILAKAIGAS